From a single Thermothielavioides terrestris NRRL 8126 chromosome 1, complete sequence genomic region:
- a CDS encoding 60S ribosomal protein L16 codes for MSSFESVVVIDGKGHLLGRLASIVAKQLLSGQKIVVVRCEALNISGEFFRAKLKYHAYLRKMTRYNPTRGGPFHFRAPSRIFYKAVRGMIPHKTARGAAALERLKVFEGVPPPYDKKKKMVVPQALRVLRLQPGRKYCTVGRLSHEVGWKYQDVVERLEERRKAKGAAYYERKKLAARQLSEAKKAAKVDSKTAEALAAYGY; via the exons ATGTCTTCGTTCGAGTCTGTG GTCGTGATCGATGGCAAGGGCCACCTGCTTGGCCGCCTGGCCAGCATCGTCGCCAAGCAGCTCCTCAGCGGCCAGAagatcgtcgtcgtccgctGCGAAGCCCTCAACATCTCCGGCGAGTTCTTCCGCGCGAAGC TCAAGTATCACGCCTACCTTCGCAAGATGACCCGGTACAACCCCACCCGCGGCG GCCCTTTCCACTTCCGCGCCCCCTCCCGTATCTTCTACAAGGCCGTCCGCGGCATGATCCCCCACAAGACCGCccgcggtgccgccgcccttgagCGCCTCAAGGTCTTCGAGGGTGTCCCTCCCCCGTacgacaagaagaagaagatggtGGTTCCTCAGGCTCTGCGCGTCCTGAGGCTGCAGCCCGGCCGCAAGTACTGCACCGTTGGCCGTCTCAGCCACGAGGTCGGCTGGAAGTACCAGGACGTTGTCGAGAG GCTGGAGGAGCGGCGCAAGGCGAAGGGCGCCGCCTACTACGAGCGCAAGAAGCTGGCTGCGAGACAGCTTTccgaggcgaagaaggcggcgaaggTCGACTCGAAGACGGCGGAGGCCCTCGCGGCCTACGGCTACTAA